The Niallia alba genome includes a window with the following:
- a CDS encoding DNA-3-methyladenine glycosylase I: METRCAWANSSDLMREYHDKEWCVPSNNDQYLFEMLVLEGAQAGLSWSIVLKKREAYRKAFHHFDLKYCANLTEIEMENIRTNTEVVKHLLKIKSVKSNAIAIMEIQREYGSFAKFLWSYVDGKPIISNWQYDSQIPAETDLSKKVSKDLKKRGFKFVGPVTIYSYLQALG; the protein is encoded by the coding sequence ATGGAAACTAGATGTGCATGGGCAAATTCGAGTGATTTGATGCGAGAATATCATGATAAAGAGTGGTGTGTTCCAAGTAATAATGATCAATATTTGTTTGAAATGCTAGTACTTGAAGGAGCACAGGCTGGATTATCTTGGTCTATTGTATTAAAAAAGCGCGAGGCATATAGGAAGGCTTTTCATCATTTCGATTTAAAGTACTGTGCGAACCTGACAGAAATAGAAATGGAAAATATCCGAACCAATACGGAAGTTGTTAAACATCTGTTAAAGATTAAGTCAGTTAAAAGCAATGCAATAGCAATTATGGAAATTCAACGAGAATACGGCAGTTTTGCAAAATTTTTATGGTCCTATGTAGACGGAAAACCAATCATATCAAATTGGCAGTATGATAGCCAAATCCCGGCAGAAACCGATCTTTCAAAAAAAGTCAGCAAAGATTTGAAAAAAAGGGGCTTCAAATTCGTCGGTCCTGTAACCATCTATTCCTATCTGCAAGCATTGGGGTAG
- a CDS encoding MerR family transcriptional regulator, whose translation MYQVSEVAKLVGLSIPTIRYYEKLGLIDAPMKNDRGYKVYDDNIVQYLGFIVNLKDTDMPLEQIKKYVDAYKENDNQQCYSILQEHAEKMKAELAKRQQILEKVQYKISHFSTLKGGGK comes from the coding sequence ATGTATCAAGTATCAGAAGTTGCTAAGCTTGTTGGCTTATCGATTCCTACTATTCGTTATTATGAAAAATTGGGACTCATTGATGCCCCCATGAAAAATGACAGAGGCTACAAAGTATATGATGACAATATCGTTCAATATTTAGGATTTATTGTTAATTTAAAAGATACCGATATGCCGTTGGAACAAATTAAAAAGTATGTAGATGCTTATAAAGAAAACGATAACCAGCAATGTTATAGTATTTTACAGGAACATGCAGAAAAAATGAAAGCGGAATTAGCCAAACGCCAGCAAATTTTAGAAAAGGTGCAATACAAAATTTCTCACTTTAGTACCCTCAAAGGTGGCGGAAAATAA
- a CDS encoding nucleoside triphosphate pyrophosphohydrolase family protein has translation MNKESKEIDFTEALEQAKYIRGLYNQMEQLSIGRKWTMQEDMLGFSTDVGVLGRFSDGKQWYMGVCWRRKGRT, from the coding sequence ATGAATAAAGAGAGCAAGGAAATAGATTTTACTGAAGCGCTGGAGCAAGCAAAATATATCCGTGGTTTATATAACCAGATGGAACAGTTAAGTATTGGAAGGAAATGGACAATGCAAGAAGATATGCTCGGGTTTTCAACAGATGTTGGTGTACTAGGACGCTTTAGTGATGGCAAGCAGTGGTACATGGGGGTATGCTGGAGACGAAAAGGAAGAACTTAA
- the hflX gene encoding GTPase HflX — protein sequence MAERQKAIIVGVHYDQKEDFSNSMEELAQLAEACDIEVVGEVTQKLDRVHSAHYIGKGKLQELTALLAEKDVQTVLFNDELSPSQVRNLEEATNCKIIDRTVLILDIFAQRAKTKEAMLQVEIAKLQYMLPRLAGLGESLGRQGGGSGLINRGSGETKLELDRRRIEDRISRLHKELDTLVVQRKNQRKMRKKKEMPSIALVGYTNAGKSTLMNVLIEKFHAATEKKVFEKNMLFATLETSVRNITLPNNKSFLLTDTVGFISKLPHQLVKAFRSTLEEVAEADLLIHVVDFSNPNYKEQINVTKQTLKELGAENIPTIYAFNKVDLVMEEVSMAGTDTVYLSAKKQMGIDELIGVITENVFKQYISCEMNIPYDKGNILSYLKERANILSTEYKNEGVYLSIECKEEDYNRYREYVM from the coding sequence ATGGCAGAAAGACAAAAGGCGATAATAGTAGGCGTTCATTATGATCAGAAAGAAGATTTTTCGAATTCGATGGAAGAGCTAGCTCAATTAGCTGAGGCTTGTGATATAGAGGTAGTTGGGGAAGTAACACAGAAGTTGGATCGGGTTCATTCTGCCCATTATATTGGAAAAGGGAAGCTTCAGGAATTAACAGCTTTACTTGCTGAAAAGGATGTGCAAACAGTTCTTTTTAATGATGAGTTGTCTCCATCACAAGTTCGAAATTTGGAAGAAGCTACAAATTGTAAAATCATTGACAGAACGGTATTAATTTTAGATATTTTTGCTCAAAGAGCGAAGACAAAAGAAGCTATGCTACAGGTTGAAATTGCAAAATTGCAGTATATGCTACCTCGATTAGCGGGTTTAGGCGAATCATTAGGACGCCAAGGCGGTGGATCTGGACTAATAAATAGAGGGTCTGGGGAAACAAAGCTAGAGTTGGATCGAAGACGTATTGAGGACAGAATCAGTCGTCTGCATAAAGAATTGGATACGCTTGTTGTCCAACGTAAGAATCAACGGAAAATGCGGAAAAAGAAAGAAATGCCAAGTATAGCACTAGTTGGCTATACGAACGCTGGTAAATCTACTTTAATGAATGTGCTGATTGAAAAATTTCACGCTGCGACAGAAAAAAAGGTTTTTGAAAAGAATATGTTGTTTGCAACATTGGAAACATCTGTGCGAAATATAACATTGCCAAATAATAAGTCCTTTTTATTAACAGATACTGTTGGATTCATCAGTAAATTGCCACACCAATTAGTAAAAGCATTTCGATCTACCTTAGAGGAAGTGGCTGAAGCTGATTTACTCATTCATGTCGTAGACTTCTCCAATCCGAATTATAAGGAGCAAATAAACGTAACCAAGCAAACATTAAAAGAGCTAGGGGCAGAAAATATCCCTACTATTTATGCTTTTAATAAAGTCGATTTAGTAATGGAAGAAGTTTCAATGGCAGGAACAGATACAGTATACCTTTCTGCAAAAAAACAAATGGGAATAGATGAATTGATTGGAGTTATTACGGAAAATGTTTTTAAACAATATATTTCCTGCGAAATGAACATCCCTTACGATAAAGGAAATATCCTGTCTTATTTAAAAGAAAGGGCAAATATCCTTTCAACCGAATACAAAAACGAGGGAGTATATCTATCTATCGAATGCAAAGAAGAAGACTATAACCGCTATAGGGAATACGTAATGTAA
- a CDS encoding helix-turn-helix transcriptional regulator, translating to MKISRLFQIVYILLEKKSITANELAEKFEVSVRTIYRDIETLTESGIPIYTTQGKGGGITLMDQFILNKSLLLEKEQDEILFSLQSLSVTNYPEIDEILTKLSHVFKKSDTKWIEVDFSSWGSDTKEKEYFSLFKQAILDRQIISFHYINSNGDKGFRRVLPTKLLFKDKSWYLEAFCLDKAASRIFKINRMSKIEVTDDHLEQMDNVETLSFSPPFHDDHQERADLVLRVSPEVSYRIFDEFDEEHITIEKDGFYHITISHMKGEWLYSYLLSYGNYLEVIEPTDIRKELKNRIQQMLNLYSNTKSNS from the coding sequence ATGAAAATAAGTAGATTGTTTCAAATTGTATATATCTTACTAGAAAAAAAATCCATAACGGCAAACGAATTAGCCGAAAAGTTCGAAGTTTCTGTTCGAACGATTTACCGCGACATTGAAACACTTACTGAATCAGGTATCCCTATCTATACGACCCAAGGTAAAGGCGGAGGAATTACCTTGATGGACCAGTTTATATTGAACAAGTCACTTCTTTTAGAAAAAGAACAAGATGAAATCTTATTTTCCCTCCAAAGTCTATCTGTTACAAATTATCCAGAAATAGATGAGATCTTAACGAAACTGAGTCATGTATTTAAAAAAAGTGATACAAAATGGATTGAAGTAGATTTTTCATCCTGGGGAAGTGACACAAAAGAAAAGGAATATTTTTCTCTATTTAAACAAGCTATATTAGATCGTCAAATAATCTCTTTTCACTATATAAATTCAAATGGAGACAAAGGCTTCCGACGAGTTCTCCCTACGAAATTATTATTTAAGGACAAATCATGGTATTTAGAAGCCTTCTGTTTAGATAAAGCAGCTTCTCGAATTTTTAAGATTAATCGTATGTCAAAAATAGAAGTAACAGATGATCATTTAGAACAAATGGATAACGTTGAAACTCTTTCGTTTTCTCCCCCATTCCACGATGACCATCAAGAACGAGCCGATTTAGTTCTAAGAGTTAGCCCTGAGGTTAGCTATCGTATATTTGACGAATTCGATGAAGAACATATTACAATCGAGAAAGATGGATTTTATCACATAACAATCTCTCATATGAAAGGAGAATGGCTGTACAGCTATCTCTTATCCTACGGGAACTATTTAGAGGTTATTGAGCCTACAGACATAAGGAAAGAATTAAAGAATAGAATCCAACAAATGCTCAATCTATATTCAAATACAAAATCCAACTCTTAA
- a CDS encoding SDR family NAD(P)-dependent oxidoreductase, protein MQQPLLTGNSARTTTDEVIENIDLTGKTVIITGGAAGLGLETTKTLANAGVTIVIPVRNPGKAKLSLAGIPNIELYPASFDLSNRDSINSFSQWFKKNHQKLEILINSAGIMATPLSYDSLGNELQIATNYLGHYFLTKALLPELKQANGARVVHLTSRAHWFSPFHFEDPNFTHTPYDKWVAYGQSKTAVSLFSVALDELYKKDNIRSFAVHPGSIVTNLSHNLTDEELSAMGAINKNGERGYDSYNNEHKTIKEGAATIVWCATSPQLAGYGGVYCENGDLAPLATDDSNQNRVGVKPWAIDKGTALKLWEETPHLFK, encoded by the coding sequence ATGCAACAACCATTACTAACAGGAAATTCAGCAAGAACAACGACAGATGAAGTAATTGAAAATATAGATTTAACAGGTAAAACGGTCATTATTACTGGTGGAGCAGCTGGCCTTGGTTTAGAAACAACGAAAACATTAGCAAATGCCGGGGTAACAATTGTTATTCCAGTAAGAAATCCAGGTAAGGCTAAACTTTCTTTAGCTGGAATTCCAAATATTGAGCTTTATCCTGCTTCATTTGATTTAAGCAACAGGGATTCCATAAACTCATTCAGCCAATGGTTCAAAAAAAATCATCAAAAATTAGAGATACTAATTAATAGTGCCGGAATCATGGCTACTCCTCTATCCTATGATAGCTTGGGAAATGAACTACAAATAGCAACAAATTATTTAGGCCATTACTTTTTAACAAAAGCGTTGCTTCCCGAACTAAAGCAAGCGAATGGAGCGAGAGTTGTCCATTTAACCTCAAGAGCACACTGGTTTTCTCCTTTTCATTTTGAGGACCCTAACTTTACACACACGCCTTATGATAAGTGGGTGGCTTATGGACAATCCAAAACAGCTGTTTCATTATTTAGCGTAGCTCTTGATGAACTGTATAAAAAAGACAATATCCGCTCCTTCGCGGTACATCCAGGAAGTATCGTTACAAACCTTTCTCATAATTTAACAGATGAAGAATTGTCCGCAATGGGAGCAATCAATAAAAACGGAGAACGTGGTTACGATAGCTATAACAATGAACATAAAACAATAAAAGAAGGTGCCGCAACCATTGTTTGGTGTGCAACAAGCCCACAATTAGCAGGATATGGCGGGGTTTATTGCGAAAATGGAGATTTAGCTCCTTTAGCCACAGACGATAGTAATCAAAATCGAGTCGGCGTCAAACCTTGGGCTATAGATAAAGGAACTGCACTTAAGTTATGGGAAGAAACTCCTCATTTATTTAAGTGA